In Halictus rubicundus isolate RS-2024b chromosome 1, iyHalRubi1_principal, whole genome shotgun sequence, the sequence TAGCTTATATTTATCAAAATCGATACCACCTAAAAAGTCTCGATGCAACTGCGTAACCAGTGGCACAGTGATACCTCTACCCAAATTTATATCAATTTTCTGCTCGATACTGAGCGCAAATGTTGACAGATTCTCTTTGTTGGCCCCCCACTTCAAGTTCTGCGACCAATTCTGCACCAGCGAAACAGACTTCGTGGCCGTGGTCTTCTCGAAATTCACCTGGTCAGGATCATTATTATTCTGCTCTTTCAAGGGAATCCCGAATTTGTGTGTGACGCTCTTCCTGAACCGATGCAAAATCAGTTTCTTCGCCGGTAAATTTTCGGACGCCGCCTTTTCGATGCCCTGCTCCGATGTAATAGCAATTTCCACAGTTTGCTTGTCGTCCTTATCCGGGGTTTCGTCGGTTTTGTTTATTCCCGACGAAGATGATAGCCTCTTCATGTACGGTCTCAGTCGGTGATCGTTGAGGAAACATATCAAAGGTATGTTCTCCATGTCCAAGTCGCTGCATGTCATCTTGTACCTCAACGCCACAGAATCCTTGGAGATCTTGTATTTCAATCGAGACGTCGTATTTAAACGTGTCTCGGGATGATGTTTCTCGCAATGAATGTAATAGTCACCTTTATTGAAGAATTTCTTCCCTGAAACCGGTCAAAACCATCCACTTTTAAAAGACGTCCAGCTACATTCAATTCTTATCATTTATGTATGGAGGATTGATGTTATAATATTTTGAATGTGCATTTAGCAGCATTGTAGGCAGCATTATTTATCACTTGGTTAAAAAAGACAAAACATCCACACCAGTGTATCGAGTGACACAATACAAATCCAATGACAAACCTTTTttgattttaattattattttatcaaatatgtactagaatattgtgacatttttctgattaaaacgagaccaaacacgacacaatttacATTATAATTACTTGTTTAAATCACGATTtagtaaaacctcgattatccgaattaatCAGTGGAACATGAGTGTTTGAATAATAAAGCTGTTTTCTGCTTACAGCAGTAGATTAAATCTTTACATTAGTCTCCCTTTTTGAACTAAAATGACACCAAAAATTATGTAGAAACGATCACAATTACTTGTTTAACAAACGAAGTTAAGAATTCGTATATCTCTATCGTACATGTCaagtccgaaactttaatcgcttgtTGTACAAGTAATTATGATTGTAGTATATCGTGcctggtgtcattttaatcagtaaaacgagacgaatacgatggtaagaGTTTCCTTTACGAAAAACCAGAAATAAGAAATGTTTACTTTTCAATTTAAAAGACTAAGCTGGCACGAATGCTTCCTTGTCACTCAGTCACTTTTTTTCTATCGCTACTCTTCTCTACGTTCAAAACACTATAAAGAATGTAGTTAGAATTTAGTATATACTTTCAGAACTGTCACTCGGAGTACCCGAAattacgacagttacggagggAATACTAAGAATAATAGAAGAATagttgttttaaaaaattgagtaCAACAGAGTAAACtgtaaaataattgtattattagCTGttcttaataaatatattttactgcattgaaatatttttaataaatatatttgacTGCACTGAAATAttcttaataaatatattttactgcactgaaatatttttcataaaaatattttactccgTTAAGATATTAATAAACCTATTTCTCAGAGCAGTGAAAACGGAATAATACAGCCTTGTTACTCTCTGGAACTAAACCCCATTTTTGAGCTAATTTTCGGTCGCGTATACCATAAATTCGCGCGGCACAGCAATTTTTGGGAACCCGACCGTCGTGTTATACGGGGTTAGTGGTACATGTAAATGCATATTCAGCAACAATTACATTTTCCtacgagtttgaaaatttgcaattttctgcCGTTATTTATCCAAATGTATGCGCGCACTCAATTCCAGCGGAATCGTTTAGTTTCGCGTGCATTCATTTATTGATTCATTCGTTCGCACGTGAGGTCGATGATAATAGTCCGGTGAAAGGACTGCAAAGGCAAAATGAGAGCTCGAAATTGACACCCGAACATGGGTTTATTATTGGAAGTTGGAGTGTGCTTCGAGAGGCTGACTGACGGTTTTATCTAGGCAGATCAGAGAAACAACAAAGAACGCGTGACACAGTCAGATTCTCGATCCTCTGCGTCGCGACGATTCCGGTTTGTTTGGACCGAGATAATACTCTCGATCTTCGAAATATGTAAATACTCGTCTTTATTAAACTTCGCCCACTGCACATCTCTAAATATGGTTACTAATgtgtatacatataattattcacagaaaatgataTTCaccaaaataattaataaatttcacAAGAAATTaaccatttttattaaaaaaaatttatttttaaacgctaaaaaatttaaaacgaaattaataataaatgaaacatatgtaaaattaataataataaacaaagaaattacaatagtAGTAAACAAACTTTGAATGTGATTTTTCCAAATAATcacgatctatccttacattcttattatttttccaataggtataaaacatactaaaaacaaattaattatggcaaaattgtattacgcataaaaatgattattatatgattattgaCAGAAAATGAAACAACACGACtatcaaatttaaaaagaaattaacaaattctTCACAATacatagatcctaaaggaaaggtatgggcacttcttaaaaagttaaTAAAATTAAGTGTAGCAGTTGCAACCAAaactataaaattgttaaagtataacaagtaatatatccgaatatgtaAGAATATCAGgacatattttgccgtttttgttatatgttaatttcaagttttatatgcaaataacaaataaaaccatcgttgaaaatttatacaaaaaataaatctactttattaaatggaAAAAGAAGGCATATACCTCGGTGAGCGCTTTCCATTCTACAGAATTATCATTGCAACACTAATCtacaattaatgtaatatttttcgatttttggctcTCTAGAGAAAGCGAtgcatggcaaaattttttacaaatatctaaatttggttactaatgtacatgtaatggtaattattaacaaaaaatgaaattcaacaataaaatgaatgaattaaaacaacattaacattaaattatacataaaaatgattgttaaacgattaataatatcaattttctcctaatatgcagttttgccaatGGAATTTAAATGCATACACGTGTAATGAGATATGCCAGGCTTGTCCGCACTATGCTGCGTCGTGAGTCCAAAATGATTTCGAAGTTTATTTGAATTGGTGAGAGTTCGAAGACCAGCCAACTTGAAATCACTTTCATATGAAAATACAGCCCTTTTTCACgcagaaaaaagaaatacacAATCGAaaactaatatatttttataactaaCCTCTTGCAGAcgaggaattttttaaatgctgAGAACATTTTCCTCAGAGAactaaattatatattatatatttaaattttatgttCACAAAATCAGGTATTAAATACATAATTGTGATGTTGTCAGTATGGATTCGTTTTGTATGGCATTTGACATAAATAgtaaaattgcttctcttttaatttaataaaattagatttaataaaattgcacaaatatttttaatattttttaagagcagtgaaatatttttattgcattcaATATGCAGAATGATTAACAATATGGTACCAATTTTGATATGTTGAGGAGGAGAATTACATTTGTGGAAATTTCTAAATTGCAAAAAGACCCTCGATAATAAATTTATACTATTCTGTATATTGGTAGTAGTAAAATTGTTTCACTGCACACAAAAAATATTATAGTAACTATTTTAGTACGTTGAGAAGTAAATTTATAATTGTTGGAATTTTTGAGTTTCAATTTATTACACAAATTGGCATTCTGTAAATTTGATGCAATAAGATTGTTTCTATACGctcaagaaaaatataaaaaagtttTAGTATTGTCAGaagtaaatttatatttcagtgCATTTTACTTCGCAAAACCGTTTCTTTGTGCTCcaaaaataatatgaaacaattttaatataataacagaaaaatttagcgtttatcaatttttaagtTGCAAAAGTATATGTCTTTTTAAAATTGACATTCCGTAGATCAAAGTTTATGCTATGAATTTTAATATCACGTTAACAGtgcgaaaataataatttttaaatcgcTATATGTAATGACAATACAATAATAAACTTCTGATATTGAACCAAGTCATAAATTAGTGCAACCATAGTTATTACAAAGTAAATACACTAAGTATTTACTTACTAAAAATGTATGCAATAAGTAGTTTGAATTATGTCAAAAAATTAACTCAAATAATAAACacctttcaaaattaatttgataaatTCTTTCGAAACAAAATACACTGAATAATGAGTTTTTTTGTTTATGTTAACTTCTAAAATGTACCAtgatatgaaatatgtaaattTGAAGCGtttatatacaaaaatttagGTTTGTATTTGTATCATACAAATGTGAGTGAATGTAAAATTATccaaaaaataaatgtaaatccaataaatttttgtaatatttgaaAGATGGAaaagtaaacttttttatttgattcataAGTGAATATTTGAGTACTCGGCTATTATTATTACGGTTCAAAATATGAAGGTTAATAAAACGTTAGTTATTTAATTCCAATCTACAAAGGCTATTGTCTcaaaagaaaattctattttataccACAACCGAAAAGTTTGCTTACAAAAGTAGAAAATTGGACGAATATCTGCTGCCTATTAATTTCTAATGGCAGAAATAATCTGATTACGTATTAGATTATGGGCAATATAATTACCGCAGCAGACGGACAATATCCTCTGCCAGTGTATCCTCTCCATATGACGCAGCACGTTGTAATGACGAGTGCTTTCATACTCGCAATAGGAGCAGGTGTAGactttcaatttcttcgaaCGTCTCCTCCAGGCCCGAAAATCATCAATTTCTTCACTGAAATCATGCATTATTACGCTAAATTTTTTGTGAAAGCTCGCGGATAGTTCGCGAGCTTCACGAAGAACTGACGTTACTCGCTAAATAAATCTTGAAAAACAAGAAATTGGGAGTGAAACTCAACTTCGTGAAATTATTAGGCTCATAAAATGCCATCTTCCTCAACCAAACTTTAAAGACGCAAACTTTCTTTGGAACTGGGTACATCTGAGACAAGTTCTGCTGGAAAAACGAAGAGCGAACTACCCTTCTCAACTAATTTTTTATCCTCGTAGTTCATAGGCTAGATGTGATGTTATTTCATCGAGAAAAGTCATCTTTAATTTATTGTAAAAGATTATTCTACAAATAATTTCAGAAAAGATCCAAATGGGGCATgctttttttctcattataataATTAATGCTTTAGATTATTCTGTATCCTTTTCATTATAACGATAAGAAGATATGTTATTGGAAGTATTagaaaatttcataatattttttgaAGATAAAATACAAAAACATAATCACAACTATTAAACTTCTATATCACATTCtcaggtaagggacccaattactgtgaggataccaattactatgcatacattaattatacttatttttctttataatggatattaaaaaagagatatataacatatacattaatgaaaataatttaatatctcttgtttaatattcattatggtttaaaaatgagtataattaattggaacagtaattggcatccccACTTAGAGAAACACGAAATGCAAAAAacaactgtaaaaatatattagatcacattaaaaaattgatgaaaaattGATCAAGAAATTATGTAGTAAAGAAACACAAATAACAAATATATACTCCTAAAAAAATggagtataaaaataaatatttatttttagttaCCTATTAGTCCGTTCAAAATGTCACATTGAAAAATCGCAAAACTgctttcgacaattttttacatAGATTTGAATGTGTGATATACGAGCCAAAAGTTTCAGCTCCAATCATTTTAATGTACTTAATACATTCAGGATCGGTGACTATCACTGTGTGGCAACGCAACATGTGGAACATGTATTTACAGAAATGGGTATGACTAGTCAGTTATCAGACAGTAATGAGGAAAGTGATAAAATTAGAGTGGAATTTATTTCGAaagtttatagaaaataaatttatcaatggttttaaaattaagttaATTCTTTATCTAGTTAtagtttttaaattatatttttcagttTCACTTATTTTTTATCATAACTGTACAAACGTTGCCAACTGctggaaaataattttgtctTAAGACGTCGGTCTCAAATGTATTAAACATTGCAGGAAAATGCTCACTGACACGGATGAATGGTGGTCGATAGtagtaaaaaagaaatatattagaGTACAAACAATTTTCCACATCAATTACCAACACAAAAGCCATAATTCTATAGATTGAGAATGATAGattgatatttaaaaattcttttaatctttccactgttttaaactTTTCCTGCTCACTTTTTACTGACATGCATAAGACCAGCAATCTACTTAATATAAACACAAGATTGTTTCAAAGGGGACACTTTTTTCACTAATTTCAACGCCAAAGGAAAATCAGCGCTTACACAGCGCAATATCTAGACAATACGACTCGCGCAAACGAcctaaatatttacaatttttcgaaaatcgctCCACTCCAATCTCAAAAACAAATTTGTCTCAGATGTCACTATCAACTCCAATATTTCCAAAAGCACGCACACACAAAAATAATATGAACTATGAATAATGACAGTGAGAATCAACGATTTGGAGGATTTTCGCTTGATTCGTTGAGAATACAAATTGCATAGCAAATTGACCGTGGAGAATTTGGAAGAGACGTATCACTGGTACTTACATTTCCTGCAACATCGTGAAAAAGAGTATTATATCTGGAGGAAAGCGAAAACTTTGAACAGTAAGGGAGCCTACTTGAGATGTGTCACTGGAATTCTCGACGATGTTCTCTGCACGCGTTTCACTGACTAACTGACGCGGTGTCGAGGATTTTCAAAGGGGAAGGATCACGAATGATACCGCCGAAACCGAACGCACGTGCGGCTAAAAGCCGGCAACCGAAAAGAGTCTCGCGTGCTCGTCGGCTCTTTGTGTCACCAACAAAGTATCCGGTGTAAACAAATCTTTAATCTCGAGCCGCTCTACCGGATCAGTGAAATACAAATCTCCTCTTTAACATTAGATCTACGAAATACTAAAAGTGACCGTTTTAaattagtatatataaaaaatattcagcATGCGTATAACTAACATatatctacaaaacgcatattttaaattttcttcacAAGCTCAGAtggaaaaagtattgaaaataagccttttttattttctcatacaTAGTtcctaccaattgcaatttttaaaaaatcttttttgcacgacAATTAGTAAAGCAATttggtaagggatccaattactggtgcctatattaattatacatacttatttttaaagcataatgaatattaaaaaagagatatataacatatatatacatgactgattgtttaaaaaatggaagGTCATTTAGTCCGAGCTTTAAAAAGTCATACTGTTTTAAATGCCGTTCGAACACtgtcgtgagccactgtattaAACAAAAGGGACAAAATCACACACTGGCGTATATCATCTTTAACGCATGGTTAAAAAGCGTTCATTTTATTGTTGTCCATATTgcatcgtttaaataatagatttctataaaaattatatttaacaaaGATAATTTggcatttgaatttgaattataTTAGCGTTATATTAGCGTACATATGGCGTTTAAATTTGATATTAATAGTATTAATATTGTAGGCATTAAATTGCATTTGTTGATACATCGTGTTACGTATTTACACGTAGATTTGAAAGAAATTTACAGAAAATGTTAGCCAAAAAAATAGTACCTAATGAACTAAAGTagaatttattgtataattaatttttgcattgtttAAAACGTGTCCGCCCATATTAATGTTAAAGGATTATTCCGATAATCCTCTCAAGATGGATTATATCAGTGCAAAATATTAATGATGCAACAGCACGaaaatttttacatattttcatatttaaaaCAGGCTATTTTATAATCCTGTATGTAGGTCGAGTGAAATTTATCTGctgaataatttaataatacatTAATTCATTATTCGCAAAAACTATTTGaaacacaaaaataaataagaatatttaacTTTAAAATCAAGTAATCTTGCCACTAAATaggttttactttaattttaatgtttacgTGGAGTCGCGCTATCTCTGAAGTAAACTAATGCTTGAGAGCTACAATTTAAAAGGAAAGGTGACAGACGTAACGAAGTTTGGTTGTTGGTACTTTAATGGAAGAATGTTTGAAACAGAGTTTCGTAGCTGGTTGTTACAGAATGTCTGtgcagtctctactcgataaatgttcCAAATAtgtagcctataattgtcccagaactatcctcactaccgtggggtatactccgtgaggggttGCGAAGAACActgatacacccgacccgtattatgtttacactcctcgacgaccgacGCCTcttgagcttcgctgtccttttctacgttcggcactggatcaaagaatagtatctcctagccgataatAGTCTCtagccagacccgtgttttggataattatcgagtagacactgtttCTATTTTTCGGGTGTCGcgcttaaataattaaatgttgaAACTGGGTGGAGTCCATATTGTCTAATGGGTTGTTAATATAAAGTTTAGTATGCGAGGTCAGAGCTCATCGAAACGCTTGCTGGGGGTAGCAAAACGCCCTGGTCGGGTTGCCTACGGGCAGACCTTGATGCGAGTGGAAAATATGTCTGGGCCTTCCTTACCTACTCTCTTATTTGGGTTTATGATGGTCGAAGACTAGCTCTGGTGGTGCACGTGTTTCTCACCTGTCAGCATCCCGTAAAAAGGCCTTCCAGGGTCCTAGACCCGAGGACATCTGCTTGGGCTTAATTACATATGTGTCTCGAAGAGTATTGGCTCCTTGAAAGCGAGAGTCAATACTAAGTAAAAAAGTGATACGAGGTTTAATCATACAACTATCAAAGTGAAACTGTTATTTAAAGCATCACATTTGTAGTTTCATATTAACACTAGGGACccgtaaaaatgacgggttctaatatttttaatttacgaatattaaaattgtgaagatgcatccatgaggaattattcaacaaatttatttctttggatatatattataaaaaagatAGCCAAAtatttggatagacacgtttttgttctttttatgaaataatgtaaaatacttttagtgctccgtaaatctggTGTTAAAGAATTTCCGTCGAAGTACGCCTacaaacaattatttatttatgatttCGGAATGATCACGTTGCCGATAATACCGAATTTTCGACGTAAACATAATGCACATTCCAGAAACACTTTCAATGTCGTTCGATCGGCGGACGCCATGCATTTTAAGCGACAGCTATCTGCAGAGAAGTTGCGCTGAACGAATTTCGATAGTGCAACACGGTTCTTGAATAATAATCGGTGTTAATTACGGACGTGTGTAATAGCCACCAGTCCGTATAATGCTCTTACAAGCGTTCTGATGCCGTTACTCTCGCTAATTGTTAGCGAATCCAATCTATTCTTATCGCCCTGTAAAACGAAACGACAAGAGCGATTTTATGGTGTTCCGAAATTGATGACCAGTTCAATGAAACTGTACTTGCTTGATTGACAGCTTCCAGTTTTCTGCTTAATAAGATTTCAATGAACCTAATATTTCGTTCAGTCATATAGTATTACTTTATTAGGCGTTATAAATAAATTGCAGATATAAATATTTACGTAACAAGAAGGGAGGTAgaagagaattttatttctttttatttccttttttatCGGTTTCATTATTGTGATGGTGTTAGATAATGAATAATaatcataaataatttctgtttttaATAGTACAACAAGCAATCAATTGTATATTCACTATTATATGCAGTATATgatcattatttattttattgtatctTATGCGCGTACAAATGCTAGATATGTAGACGCGTTTAAATTTTTATAGTAGAGAGAAAAATgagttaattaaaattattttttctcaGCTACATGAGCaatataattgtattttataaataaaatgattattattattatttttttttaaataaataaaatacaattattatACGTTATTAAATTGCCTATTTATAACGTTTTTCAATCTGGTGATCATAGTGTGAAATTCAGCTGTAGACTGAGTattctaaaattgaaaataaaaagaatggtTTGCATAATATTGACACTATTAATTGACGAATTATACGAAGAATTTTTTTactcaataaataaattgtacaaaatcaTAGTACACTTAATGCAAATGTATTTGATACCTATTCTACCTAAAAAAAGGGCGGAAAGTGTGATAGACTCATAAAATAAGTATGCAGGCATTTCAATATAACTTTGAATATTCATAAAGATTTTATCGCCGTGCCGTTGTCGTCAGCGTTTTGAAGCCGTAGCACCATAACATTTTCCAGAGTTTATGGTGCAAAC encodes:
- the LOC143352357 gene encoding uncharacterized protein LOC143352357 gives rise to the protein MHDFSEEIDDFRAWRRRSKKLKVYTCSYCEYESTRHYNVLRHMERIHWQRILSVCCGKKFFNKGDYYIHCEKHHPETRLNTTSRLKYKISKDSVALRYKMTCSDLDMENIPLICFLNDHRLRPYMKRLSSSSGINKTDETPDKDDKQTVEIAITSEQGIEKAASENLPAKKLILHRFRKSVTHKFGIPLKEQNNNDPDQVNFEKTTATKSVSLVQNWSQNLKWGANKENLSTFALSIEQKIDINLGRGITVPLVTQLHRDFLGGIDFDKYKLL